A single window of Nicotiana sylvestris chromosome 5, ASM39365v2, whole genome shotgun sequence DNA harbors:
- the LOC138868388 gene encoding uncharacterized protein — protein MSTSPSLPVTVRRKIPLELRLWWEDLEKSEQGKIKLHLGGLTSLLKVRPRCDIIKALVTFWDPAHNVFRFSDFELTPTVEEVAGYMDVTEGLRHKYLIAPRAVNSHKFMDLLKISKGVPYTELDRGFSTLQFTYHRYGHIGGFNDPESGVCNRGNLEKWSEHRRFAFMVAFLGIVVFPRKDRNIDLKVAGIVKVLITNDKSIFAPMIVSEIYRALTACKAGADFFEGCNLLLQMWMIEHLCRHPQCMRYMSTNEDCIEGYNLRVSGLRLPEGFEEWISYLRAITAKQINWTLSWLPVEEIVYMPATGPHFLLIGLRGIQPYAPYRVMRQLGRCQVVHPD, from the coding sequence atgagcacaagtccaAGTTTGCCAGTAACAGTTAGGAGAAAAATCCCTTTGGAGCTGCgattgtggtgggaggatttggaaaagtcagagcaaggcAAAATCAAACTGCATCTGGGAGGTCTGACTAGTTTGTTGAAGGTCAGGCCCagatgcgacatcataaaggctttggttacattttgggacccggcccacaacgtattccgcttctcggattttgaactcaccccaaccgtAGAAGAAGTAGCAGGTTACATGGACGTTACTGAAGGTTTAAGACACaaatatctgatcgctccaagagctgtgaattcacacaaattcatggatctactgaaaataagcaagggagtcccatacactgaattggataggggtttttctacCTTGCAATTCACATACCATAGGTACGGGCATataggaggattcaatgatccGGAAAGTGGTGTTTGCAACAGAGGGAATCTGGAAAAGTGGAgtgaacataggcggttcgctttcatggtagcattcttgggcattgtggtgtttccccggaaagatagaaatatcgatctgaaggtggctggaatcgtcaaggtcctgattaccaatgaTAAAAGCATTTttgctcctatgatagtgtcggagatataccgagccctcacagcttgtaaagccggggcagatttcttcgaagggtgcaatttgttattgcagatgtggatgatcgaacacttatgTCGTCATCCTCAgtgtatgcgctacatgtctacaaacgaGGACTGCATCGAAGGTTataacctaagggtttcaggtcTCAGAttaccagaagggtttgaagaatggatatcctatctccgtgcCATCACCGCAAAACAAATAAATTGGACATTGAGTTGGCTTCCTGtggaagaaattgtgtatatgcccgccactggtcctcattTCCTCTTAATAGGACTCAGAGGTATTCagccttatgccccttacagggtgatgagacaattaggaaggtgtcaggtggtacacccggactaa